The nucleotide sequence CGATCCCGAACTGGTCGTGATCGGCGGCTGGGCGGCCGGGCTCGACGGCGTACTGGAGCCGCTGCGCGGCGAGTTGTCACGTTACTGTCTGCGGCCACCGCGGGTGACGCTCTCGCTGCTCGGCGAGGCCGCGGTGGCGACAGGTGCGTTGCGGCTGGCCCTCGACCATGTCGAGGAGCAGCTGTTCGCCGTGGAGGGAACAGTGACGGCCCGCCGCTGAGTGCGGACGGGCCGTATGGGGCAAGACAGTTGTGCGGCAAGGCAGTTGTGCGACGACGCTGTTGAGGGTCGTCGCGACCGCCCGGCAGGAGGTCAGGACGCCTGGCGCTCCGGGGGCTGGTCGGTGATCTGCAGGTCACCGGAGTCACCGAAGGTGAGCCGGCAGGTGTCCGCGCGGTAGGTGGCCATCGACACGGCGGCCGTGCGGCCTTCGGCGATGTAGCGGGTGGTGACGACGAGGACGGGGGCGCCGGGCAGCCGGTCGAGCTCCCTGGCGTCGTCGGCGCGCGCCGAGCCCAGCTCCACGGCGCGGTCCTGGCCTTCGAGCCCCAGATGCTGCAACTCACGCAGCACGGCGCGGGCCCTCGCGGGCCCTGAGGGGGTGTCTATGGCGGACAGTCCCGGCACGGACGAGGCGGGTACGTACAGCAACTCGGCGGCCACGGACTGGCCGTGGGTGACCCGGATGCGCCGGACGACATGGACCTCTTCGCCGGACGGCGAGTCGAGGAGCTTGGCCACGGCGGTCGGCGCCGGTTCCGTCACACAGCCGATGGGCTGCCAGGCGTCCTGGTCGGCGCCGGGCCATTCGTGCTGGGCGGTGGAGACGTCCACGCCGACGCGCGGCGGGGCGACGGTGGTACCGACCCCGCGCCGGCGCTGCAGCCTGCCTTCCAGCTCCAGCTGTTCCAGCGCCTGCCGGAGGGTGGCGCGCGCCACGCCGAACCTGGCGGCGAGTTCGCGCTCGTTGGGCAGCACCTCCCCCACGGCGAAGTCGGTGTCGAGCGCTTCTGCGAGCACGGTCT is from Streptomyces sp. NBC_00370 and encodes:
- a CDS encoding GntR family transcriptional regulator, whose translation is MGTTQLETVPEPKYWHLKTVLAEALDTDFAVGEVLPNERELAARFGVARATLRQALEQLELEGRLQRRRGVGTTVAPPRVGVDVSTAQHEWPGADQDAWQPIGCVTEPAPTAVAKLLDSPSGEEVHVVRRIRVTHGQSVAAELLYVPASSVPGLSAIDTPSGPARARAVLRELQHLGLEGQDRAVELGSARADDARELDRLPGAPVLVVTTRYIAEGRTAAVSMATYRADTCRLTFGDSGDLQITDQPPERQAS